Proteins co-encoded in one Cyprinus carpio isolate SPL01 chromosome B5, ASM1834038v1, whole genome shotgun sequence genomic window:
- the LOC109090115 gene encoding LOW QUALITY PROTEIN: ABC-type oligopeptide transporter ABCB9 (The sequence of the model RefSeq protein was modified relative to this genomic sequence to represent the inferred CDS: inserted 2 bases in 1 codon): MKVAVIISGNLVFTLVDIVVTTVLYVHGSSLDIFSDELEDFDIHCSTVDLWGTVLIRSSLLFGATIGVFYNRTDGPQRVSNLGTLVSLICLTNMTYALAKLLMLSEEEALMYDPWFLSLFSWTCTSAIGIMISWKLMSQTPNSVSEREDSEETERLVDGIETEDESSKKSRKSRKEHPHSGATISRLLSYCKKDSGLLAIAFFFLLLSAVCEAFIPYYTGRAIDGIVIQKSMDHFAKPLITLSVLALVSSIATGFRGGVFSVTFARLNIRLRNLLFRSLMHQEIGFFDANHTGDITSRLTSDTTQVSDLISQNVNLFLRSFVXTVGIFIFMFGMSWKLSVVTIMGFPYIAVVSKLYGEYYKKLTKEVQTALAQANKVAEETISAMRTVRSFANEDQEGDSYYSRLQEMFVLNKKQAVAYACFMWSSYISELALQVAVLYYGGHLVVTNQMSGGTLISFIIYELELGEALESISSVYTGLMQGVGAAEKVFEYIDRKPKHILDGQEAPETFEGQVEFKNVTFAYPTRPEMDILKNVSFSLRPGQVTALVGPSGGGKSSCVCLLENFYAPQQGQVLVDGRPVNSYQHKYYHSKVALVSQEPILFARTVQMNISYGVPEAPMEPVIRAAINANAHDFITGLSKGYETGVGEKGAQLSGGQKQRVAIARALIRHPRILILDEATSALDSESEYMVQQALNNLMREHTVLVIAHRLSTVERADNILVIDKGCVAEQGPHAELMARGGLYCKLVQRQILGFDIDVDVHNPSPAPPRKLKEGDKESAEDCSDTECEPRY, from the exons ATGAAGGTTGCTGTGATTATAAGTGGCAACCTGGTTTTCACTCTGGTGGATATTGTGGTCACCACAGTCTTGTATGTTCATGGATCAAGTCTTGATATATTTTCAGATGAATTAGAGGACTTTGACATACACTGCTCCACTGTGGACTTGTGGGGAACTGTTCTCATACGGTCCAGTCTTCTTTTCGGGGCCACCATCGGGGTGTTCTATAACAGGACTGATGGTCCGCAGAGGGTTTCAAACCTGGGGACGCTGGTTTCTCTTATATGCCTTACCAACATGACTTATGCTCTTGCCAAGTTGTTGATGCTTTCCGAGGAGGAAGCTCTGATGTACGACCCCTGGTTCCTAAGTTTGTTCTCCTGGACTTGTACATCAGCAATAGGCATCATGATCTCATGGAAGCTGATGTCACAGACTCCCAACTCTGTATCTGAAAGAGAGGACAGCGAGGAGACGGAGAGGCTGGTGGATGGTATCGAGACCGAAGATGAGTCCAGTAAGAAGAGCAGAAAATCAAGGAAAGAGCACCCCCATTCAGGGGCCACAATCAGCCGTCTCTTGTCGTACTGTAAGAAGGACTCTGGTTTGCTGGCCattgctttcttctttcttctcctctctgcTGTGT GTGAAGCTTTCATACCTTATTACACAGGGCGAGCAATAGATGGCATAGTTATCCAGAAAAGCATGGATCATTTTGCCAAACCACTGATTACACTCTCTGTTTTGGCTTTGGTCAG ctccatAGCCACTGGGTTTCGTGGGGGTGTCTTTTCTGTTACGTTTGCCAGGCTGAACATTCGACTTCGGAACCTTCTCTTTAGATCACTAATGCATCAGGAGATTGGGTTCTTCGATGCTAACCATACAG GTGACATTACCTCTAGACTTACATCAGACACTACTCAGGTGAGCGACCTCATCTCACAGAATGTCAACCTGTTCCTGCGCAGCTTTGT AACTGTGGGAATCTTCATATTCATGTTTGGGATGTCATGGAAACTGTCGGTAGTCACCATCATGGGTTTCCCATATATAGCTGTGGTCTCCAAACTGTATGGAGAGTATTACAAG AAATTAACCAAAGAAGTTCAGACAGCACTGGCTCAGGCCAATAAAGTGGCAGAGGAAACAATATCAGCCATGAGAACAGTGCGAAGTTTTGCAAATGAAGATCAGGAGGGAGACTCGTACTACAGCAGACTGCAGGAGATGTTCgttctaaataaaaaacaagcagtAGCTTATGCCTGCTTTATGTGGTCCAGCTAT aTCTCTGAGCTAGCCTTGCAAGTAGCAGTCCTGTATTATGGAGGCCACCTAGTGGTGACAAATCAGATGAGTGGAGGGACCCTTATTTCCTTTATCATTTATGAGCTGGAGCTCGGTGAGGCCCTGGAG AGTATATCGTCAGTGTACACAGGTCTAATGCAAGGCGTTGGTGCTGCAGAGAAAGTGTTTGAATATATTGACAGGAAACCTAAACATATCCTTGATGGTCAAGAAGCTCCAGAGACATTTGAAGGGCAGGTGGAATTCAAAAATGTGACGTTTGCATATCCAACACGGCCAGAGATGGATATATTAAAG AATGTTTCCTTCAGTCTTCGCCCAGGGCAAGTAACTGCACTAGTAGGGCCATCTGGTGGTGGAAAAAGCTCATGTGTGTGCTTGCTGGAGAATTTCTATGCTCCTCAGCAGGGCCAAGTGCTAGTGGATGGAAGACCTGTGAACAGCTACCAGCACAAATACTATCACTCTAAG gTAGCACTGGTGAGTCAGGAGCCTATTCTATTTGCCCGCACTGTTCAGATGAATATATCTTATGGTGTACCTGAAGCCCCCATGGAGCCAGTCATTAGAGCTGCCATTAATGCCAATGCACATGACTTCATAACAGGCCTCTCCAAAGGCTATGAAACTg GGGTTGGGGAGAAGGGTGCTCAGCTGTCTGGTGGGCAAAAACAGAGAGTTGCCATTGCTCGGGCTCTTATCAGACACCCTCGCATTCTCATTTTGGATGAAGCCACAAGTGCACTGGATTCAGAAAGTGAATACATG GTTCAGCAGGCACTGAACAACTTGATGCGAGAACACACGGTTTTAGTGATTGCCCACAGACTGAGCACAGTGGAGAGAGCAGATAACATCCTAGTGATCGACAAAGGCTGTGTGGCAGAGCAGGGCCCGCATGCTGAACTCATGGCCAGGGGAGGCCTCTACTGTAAGCTGGTGCAGAGGCAGATCCTGGGGTTTGACATAGATGTGGATGTTCACAACCCATCGCCAGCCCCACCACGGAAGCTGAAGGAAGGAGATAAGGAGAGTGCAGAGGACTGTAGCGACACTGAGTGTGAACCACGCTACTAA
- the zgc:113436 gene encoding uncharacterized protein zgc:113436 isoform X2: protein MLSVDSLPVAEEEVVESSSNRLGDIYTFVAEGCYPQTMNPIRKKNLKRYAQKFMIDDGRLYYVGPKKEEKREVVIEAERKRQIFLECHFNDTGHHLGQKKTVHRIQSKYYWLGIVKDVVDWIKVCETCQHAERNKNLARTVRPIKVDGPWDILTIEIIGPFPGTAHRGNTHVVIITDYYSKWVEAFPVQKKDGVCVARCISSSTCRFGPAKTIFCSQSADFCEEVTKHLCDRWNIAQRVLSVDQPQQNALYDRSSNLLRDAIKQMVVEKQVEWDDFLDPVLATFRTSVNHTTKFTPHFLIFNRKASLPSEVVTNMNVAYRQEKKNAKRKARNMPSITLAVTDPLFSTEETPSAKKLKESLYLSFPVETVLTTVQNVPEAKRNGLEYPLTDSDVH, encoded by the exons ATGTTGAGTGTGGACTCGTTGCCCGTCGCCGAAGAAGAGGTGGTGGAGTCCAGCTCAAACAGACTGGGGGACATTTACACGTTTGTGGCCGAGGGCTGTTATCCTCAAACCATGAATCCTATTCGCAAGAAAAATCTCAAAAGATATGCTCAGAAATTTATGATTGACG ATGGTCGATTGTATTATGTGGGaccaaagaaagaagaaaagcgAGAAGTAGTGATTGAGGCAGAGCGGAAGAGACAGATATTCCTGGAGTGTCACTTCAATGACACTGGACATCACCTGGGACAGAAGAAGACAGTTCACAGGATTCAGAGTAAATACTACTGGCTTGGCATTGTCAAGGATGTTGTGGATTGG ATTAAAGTGTGCGAAACGTGTCAACACGCAGAGCGGAATAAAAACTTGGCTAGAACGGTACGACCCATCAAGGTGGATGGTCCATGGGACATTTTGACCATTGAAATAATTG GTCCATTCCCAGGCACTGCACATAGAGGGAATACACACGTTGTTATTATTACAGATTACTACAGTAAATGGGTAGAGGCCTTTCCTGTACAAAAGAAAGATGGTGTCTGTGTTGCGCGTTGCATTTCCTCATCTACTTGCAG aTTTGGTCCTGCAAAGACAATATTTTGCTCTCAAAGTGCTGACTTCTGTGAGGAG GTTACAAAGCACTTGTGTGACCGGTGGAACATAGCGCAAAGAGTGTTGTCAGTAGACCAGCCACAGCAGAACGCACTGTATGATCGCAGCAGTAATCTTCTGAGAGATGCCATAAAACAGATGGTGGTGGAGAAACAGGTGGAGTGGGATGATTTTCTCGATCCAGTTTTGGCCACCTTTAGGACATCGGTCAACCATACGACAAAATTTACACCacactttttaatattcaacagaaaAGCCAGCCTACCTAGTGAG GTAGTTACAAATATGAATGTTGCGtacagacaagaaaagaaaaatgcaaaacgCAAGGCTAGAAATATGCCTTCCATCACTCTTGCGGTGACTGACCCATTGTTCAGCACAGAGGAAACGCCCTCAGCAAAAAAGCTCAAGGAAAGCCTCTACCTGTCTTTTCCAGTAGAGACAGTCCTAACCACAGTTCAGAATGTACCTGAAGCCAAGAGAAATGGCTTGGAATATCCTCTAACAGACTCTGATGTGCACTGA
- the zgc:113436 gene encoding uncharacterized protein zgc:113436 isoform X1, with amino-acid sequence MLSVDSLPVAEEEVVESSSNRLGDIYTFVAEGCYPQTMNPIRKKNLKRYAQKFMIDDGRLYYVGPKKEEKREVVIEAERKRQIFLECHFNDTGHHLGQKKTVHRIQSKYYWLGIVKDVVDWIKVCETCQHAERNKNLARTVRPIKVDGPWDILTIEIIGPFPGTAHRGNTHVVIITDYYSKWVEAFPVQKKDGVCVARCISSSTCRFGPAKTIFCSQSADFCEEVTKHLCDRWNIAQRVLSVDQPQQNALYDRSSNLLRDAIKQMVVEKQVEWDDFLDPVLATFRTSVNHTTKFTPHFLIFNRKASLPSEFDPLGCYQDQEDKTLNEEDTNAFLSSLQEQQNNIKQMVVTNMNVAYRQEKKNAKRKARNMPSITLAVTDPLFSTEETPSAKKLKESLYLSFPVETVLTTVQNVPEAKRNGLEYPLTDSDVH; translated from the exons ATGTTGAGTGTGGACTCGTTGCCCGTCGCCGAAGAAGAGGTGGTGGAGTCCAGCTCAAACAGACTGGGGGACATTTACACGTTTGTGGCCGAGGGCTGTTATCCTCAAACCATGAATCCTATTCGCAAGAAAAATCTCAAAAGATATGCTCAGAAATTTATGATTGACG ATGGTCGATTGTATTATGTGGGaccaaagaaagaagaaaagcgAGAAGTAGTGATTGAGGCAGAGCGGAAGAGACAGATATTCCTGGAGTGTCACTTCAATGACACTGGACATCACCTGGGACAGAAGAAGACAGTTCACAGGATTCAGAGTAAATACTACTGGCTTGGCATTGTCAAGGATGTTGTGGATTGG ATTAAAGTGTGCGAAACGTGTCAACACGCAGAGCGGAATAAAAACTTGGCTAGAACGGTACGACCCATCAAGGTGGATGGTCCATGGGACATTTTGACCATTGAAATAATTG GTCCATTCCCAGGCACTGCACATAGAGGGAATACACACGTTGTTATTATTACAGATTACTACAGTAAATGGGTAGAGGCCTTTCCTGTACAAAAGAAAGATGGTGTCTGTGTTGCGCGTTGCATTTCCTCATCTACTTGCAG aTTTGGTCCTGCAAAGACAATATTTTGCTCTCAAAGTGCTGACTTCTGTGAGGAG GTTACAAAGCACTTGTGTGACCGGTGGAACATAGCGCAAAGAGTGTTGTCAGTAGACCAGCCACAGCAGAACGCACTGTATGATCGCAGCAGTAATCTTCTGAGAGATGCCATAAAACAGATGGTGGTGGAGAAACAGGTGGAGTGGGATGATTTTCTCGATCCAGTTTTGGCCACCTTTAGGACATCGGTCAACCATACGACAAAATTTACACCacactttttaatattcaacagaaaAGCCAGCCTACCTAGTGAG tttgatccTCTTGGTTGCTATCAGGACCAGGAGGACAAGACCCTTAATGAAGAGGACACAAACGCTTTTCTTTCCTCCTTGCAGGAGCAACAGAATAACATCAAACAGATG GTAGTTACAAATATGAATGTTGCGtacagacaagaaaagaaaaatgcaaaacgCAAGGCTAGAAATATGCCTTCCATCACTCTTGCGGTGACTGACCCATTGTTCAGCACAGAGGAAACGCCCTCAGCAAAAAAGCTCAAGGAAAGCCTCTACCTGTCTTTTCCAGTAGAGACAGTCCTAACCACAGTTCAGAATGTACCTGAAGCCAAGAGAAATGGCTTGGAATATCCTCTAACAGACTCTGATGTGCACTGA
- the zgc:113436 gene encoding uncharacterized protein zgc:113436 isoform X3: protein MLSVDSLPVAEEEVVESSSNRLGDIYTFVAEGCYPQTMNPIRKKNLKRYAQKFMIDDGRLYYVGPKKEEKREVVIEAERKRQIFLECHFNDTGHHLGQKKTVHRIQSKYYWLGIVKDVVDWIKVCETCQHAERNKNLARTVRPIKVDGPWDILTIEIIGPFPGTAHRGNTHVVIITDYYSKWVEAFPVQKKDGVCVARCISSSTCRFGPAKTIFCSQSADFCEEVTKHLCDRWNIAQRVLSVDQPQQNALYDRSSNLLRDAIKQMVVEKQVEWDDFLDPVLATFRTSVNHTTKFTPHFLIFNRKASLPSERGSSGGNLHADHSQPKPPTAHRKTRRTRPLMKRTQTLFFPPCRSNRITSNRW, encoded by the exons ATGTTGAGTGTGGACTCGTTGCCCGTCGCCGAAGAAGAGGTGGTGGAGTCCAGCTCAAACAGACTGGGGGACATTTACACGTTTGTGGCCGAGGGCTGTTATCCTCAAACCATGAATCCTATTCGCAAGAAAAATCTCAAAAGATATGCTCAGAAATTTATGATTGACG ATGGTCGATTGTATTATGTGGGaccaaagaaagaagaaaagcgAGAAGTAGTGATTGAGGCAGAGCGGAAGAGACAGATATTCCTGGAGTGTCACTTCAATGACACTGGACATCACCTGGGACAGAAGAAGACAGTTCACAGGATTCAGAGTAAATACTACTGGCTTGGCATTGTCAAGGATGTTGTGGATTGG ATTAAAGTGTGCGAAACGTGTCAACACGCAGAGCGGAATAAAAACTTGGCTAGAACGGTACGACCCATCAAGGTGGATGGTCCATGGGACATTTTGACCATTGAAATAATTG GTCCATTCCCAGGCACTGCACATAGAGGGAATACACACGTTGTTATTATTACAGATTACTACAGTAAATGGGTAGAGGCCTTTCCTGTACAAAAGAAAGATGGTGTCTGTGTTGCGCGTTGCATTTCCTCATCTACTTGCAG aTTTGGTCCTGCAAAGACAATATTTTGCTCTCAAAGTGCTGACTTCTGTGAGGAG GTTACAAAGCACTTGTGTGACCGGTGGAACATAGCGCAAAGAGTGTTGTCAGTAGACCAGCCACAGCAGAACGCACTGTATGATCGCAGCAGTAATCTTCTGAGAGATGCCATAAAACAGATGGTGGTGGAGAAACAGGTGGAGTGGGATGATTTTCTCGATCCAGTTTTGGCCACCTTTAGGACATCGGTCAACCATACGACAAAATTTACACCacactttttaatattcaacagaaaAGCCAGCCTACCTAGTGAG AGAGGATCGAGTGGAGGTAATTTACATGCAGACCACAGCCAGCCGAAACCACCCACAGCACACAGAAA GACCAGGAGGACAAGACCCTTAATGAAGAGGACACAAACGCTTTTCTTTCCTCCTTGCAGGAGCAACAGAATAACATCAAACAGATG GTAG